The Caulifigura coniformis genome includes a region encoding these proteins:
- a CDS encoding FG-GAP-like repeat-containing protein yields the protein MPTTRPLSRAWKSLWKKSRATRALANRWQTAEPLEVRVLPAAVTITASVDGYARDANRDGVFTVLDDTSETLLTRLSTSATIGAERAMFEFDLTATSTALSVSSATFIVNVSQVGKNGAVLPKINLFGYSGDGTLTLDDASAIGTAVSSATISTTGELRLELDLDYVRSKFGSYLGLRIENAVLNGPFAVYTSQESAFTAPKLELDINDTSFNIDERRPKGTIVGRIGIGTNSNYTITGGDPGNVFALNPTTGVITVLDSSLLTYANQQKYVLNVQAVLADGSFGTFNVTINVKNVFGGNNQPVVTASEFELTEFSPVNTVVGRVEASDPDSADPLTYSIAAGNTGNAFKIDSRTGVISVNDQNALSYIASPSFVLYVGVRDTRSPAGTQPVLQKVQIFLTPRSTPINSSNFVRITPGSDAEARDVNNDGTFESVDAPANVMFIRPGEPGVVGRRPVMEFDLSGVSSGKVVKSAYLTIYVSAYGGSNHPVSVYGYAGDGIVTAGDAVLGTLIGSKTITINSKADLRAYTIELNPALIQQLIGTQSDLGLVLRNDLNLNVLGIDSVEGPVNLGNPLSRQPSLNLVLEDPSDDVVFQDNSTGALTVARSDGSTFVNQPAAVLRPGVTFSELLTGDFNGDGRLDIAGRNAANGQVLVALASGNQFVTSATAWTTLPFASTMRDLFVGDFNGDGKDDIVGRNAQGQLQVAQSNGTKFTNVVYETLPADLRALTNVKVGDFNGDGRDDLVGFNTSTGQVIASISNGSTFTSSVWGNVPLNVAVTEVNVGDFNGDGRDDVFFRQGTLNLVVLRSTGTAFSSMAFGMLKAGVPYIGFRMGDFNGDGLEDIVGFTGTGAMTLFRSTGSSFTQHGGGILPVPAVGIDPKDIVIGDFNRDGKSDILVRKAVSTTIGKVTTTTQNLYVAQGTDLNVDTFTSSLFGTIEGTGPFSLIGVGNF from the coding sequence ATGCCCACGACTCGTCCGCTCAGCCGTGCCTGGAAGTCCTTGTGGAAGAAATCGCGCGCGACCCGAGCGCTTGCGAATCGCTGGCAGACGGCCGAACCACTGGAAGTCCGTGTCCTTCCGGCAGCGGTCACGATCACCGCTTCGGTCGACGGCTACGCCCGGGACGCCAATCGCGACGGCGTTTTCACGGTGCTCGACGATACCAGTGAAACCCTGCTCACGCGGTTGTCGACCTCTGCAACGATCGGCGCCGAGCGGGCGATGTTCGAGTTCGACCTGACCGCCACCTCCACGGCGCTCTCGGTCAGCTCCGCGACCTTTATCGTCAACGTTTCGCAGGTCGGGAAGAACGGCGCTGTCCTGCCGAAGATCAACCTGTTCGGCTACAGCGGCGACGGCACGCTCACACTCGACGACGCCTCGGCCATCGGAACGGCCGTCTCCAGCGCCACGATCTCTACGACCGGCGAGCTGCGACTGGAACTCGACCTCGACTATGTCCGCTCGAAGTTCGGAAGCTATCTCGGCCTGCGGATCGAGAACGCTGTGCTGAACGGTCCCTTCGCGGTTTACACGTCGCAGGAATCGGCATTCACGGCTCCGAAGCTCGAACTCGACATCAACGACACATCGTTCAATATCGACGAGCGACGCCCGAAAGGGACGATCGTGGGCCGGATCGGCATCGGCACGAATTCGAACTACACGATCACAGGGGGCGATCCGGGCAACGTGTTCGCCCTGAATCCGACGACGGGCGTGATCACGGTTCTCGACAGTTCGCTGCTGACCTACGCCAACCAGCAGAAGTATGTGCTGAACGTCCAGGCGGTCCTGGCCGATGGCAGCTTCGGGACGTTCAACGTCACGATCAACGTCAAGAACGTGTTCGGCGGGAACAACCAGCCAGTCGTCACGGCCTCGGAATTTGAACTCACCGAGTTTTCGCCCGTCAATACGGTCGTCGGCAGAGTGGAGGCGTCCGATCCCGACTCGGCCGATCCCCTGACCTACTCGATCGCTGCCGGCAATACGGGGAACGCGTTCAAGATCGACTCGCGAACGGGCGTGATCTCCGTCAACGACCAGAATGCACTCAGCTACATCGCCTCGCCGAGCTTCGTGCTGTACGTCGGCGTGCGCGACACGCGCAGTCCGGCCGGGACGCAGCCGGTTCTGCAGAAGGTCCAGATTTTCCTGACGCCGCGCTCGACCCCCATCAATTCGTCGAACTTCGTCCGCATCACACCCGGGTCCGACGCCGAGGCGCGCGACGTCAACAACGACGGCACGTTCGAATCGGTCGATGCTCCGGCCAACGTGATGTTCATTCGCCCGGGCGAGCCCGGCGTGGTCGGTCGCCGCCCGGTCATGGAATTCGACCTGTCGGGCGTGAGCAGCGGCAAGGTGGTGAAGTCGGCCTACCTGACGATCTACGTGAGCGCCTACGGGGGTTCGAACCACCCGGTCAGCGTCTACGGCTATGCGGGAGATGGAATCGTCACGGCCGGCGATGCGGTGCTGGGAACGTTGATCGGTTCGAAAACGATCACGATCAACAGCAAGGCTGACCTTCGCGCCTATACGATCGAATTGAACCCGGCCTTGATCCAGCAGCTGATCGGCACGCAATCGGACCTGGGCCTCGTGCTGCGGAATGACCTGAACCTGAATGTTCTCGGAATCGACAGTGTGGAAGGCCCCGTCAACCTGGGCAATCCGCTCTCGCGACAGCCGTCTCTGAACCTCGTCCTGGAGGATCCTTCAGACGACGTCGTCTTCCAGGACAACTCGACCGGCGCCCTGACGGTTGCCCGTTCGGACGGCAGCACTTTCGTGAACCAGCCGGCAGCGGTTCTCCGGCCGGGAGTGACGTTCTCGGAACTGTTGACCGGGGACTTCAACGGAGATGGACGGCTCGACATCGCCGGCCGGAACGCGGCCAACGGCCAGGTCCTCGTTGCGCTGGCTTCGGGGAACCAGTTCGTCACTTCGGCCACCGCGTGGACGACGCTGCCGTTCGCCAGCACGATGCGCGACTTGTTCGTCGGCGATTTCAACGGCGACGGGAAGGACGACATCGTCGGCCGGAACGCGCAGGGGCAGCTGCAGGTCGCACAGTCGAACGGGACCAAGTTCACCAACGTGGTCTACGAAACCCTGCCGGCTGACCTGCGAGCCCTCACAAACGTGAAAGTGGGCGACTTCAACGGTGACGGACGGGATGATCTCGTCGGCTTCAATACCTCGACGGGCCAGGTGATCGCGTCCATCTCGAACGGCTCGACGTTCACGTCATCCGTCTGGGGCAACGTGCCGCTCAACGTGGCGGTCACGGAAGTCAACGTGGGCGACTTCAATGGCGACGGACGCGACGACGTGTTCTTCCGGCAGGGCACCCTCAATCTCGTGGTGCTGCGGTCGACCGGCACGGCCTTCTCCAGCATGGCGTTTGGCATGCTGAAAGCCGGAGTTCCCTACATCGGCTTCCGGATGGGTGACTTCAACGGAGACGGACTCGAAGACATCGTCGGCTTCACGGGAACGGGCGCGATGACGCTCTTCCGATCGACCGGAAGTTCGTTCACCCAGCATGGCGGCGGAATCCTGCCGGTCCCGGCGGTCGGGATCGATCCGAAGGACATCGTGATCGGTGATTTCAACCGGGATGGCAAATCCGACATTCTCGTCCGGAAGGCCGTCAGCACGACCATCGGCAAAGTTACCACCACGACCCAGAATCTCTATGTGGCGCAGGGGACCGACCTGAACGTCGACACGTTCACCTCGAGCCTGTTCGGCACGATCGAGGGCACCGGGCCGTTCTCGCTGATCGGTGTTGGCAACTTCTGA
- a CDS encoding RidA family protein encodes MAAEARIAELKLQLPNPPKPGGVYKPVVQVGNVCYVSGHGPLKVDGTLITGKVGAEVTEEQAKEAARITGLALLASLRAHLGSLDRVVQLVKSLGMVNAVPEFGRHPAVINGYSELMRDIFGENGVGARSAVGMGSLPGNISVEIEAIFEVTG; translated from the coding sequence ATGGCCGCTGAAGCACGCATTGCCGAACTGAAACTGCAGCTCCCGAATCCCCCGAAGCCCGGCGGCGTCTACAAGCCGGTCGTGCAGGTTGGAAACGTCTGCTACGTGTCCGGACACGGCCCGCTGAAGGTCGACGGCACTCTGATCACCGGGAAGGTGGGGGCTGAGGTGACCGAAGAGCAGGCGAAAGAGGCGGCCCGGATCACGGGCCTGGCCCTGCTCGCCTCGCTGCGGGCGCACCTGGGCTCGCTGGACCGCGTCGTCCAGCTGGTGAAGTCGCTGGGAATGGTCAACGCAGTGCCCGAGTTCGGCCGTCATCCGGCAGTAATCAACGGCTACAGCGAACTGATGCGCGACATCTTCGGCGAGAACGGCGTCGGGGCGCGAAGCGCCGTCGGAATGGGATCGCTGCCGGGCAATATCTCGGTCGAGATCGAGGCGATCTTCGAGGTTACGGGCTGA
- a CDS encoding ANTAR domain-containing protein: MAIRSQAPIDQRMADAGGRVLVVCSDLFFSTQVAGMVRSAGFDAVLEMQSARAAGQLATGCWAGVVVDVESAGLDLPALVASLGDEPRARVVAFGPHVHTAKLDAAREAGCDAILTRGQISSNPQGLRVAILGDRPATGCKGSCDKHAGTPADLTLPGPMAAQE; this comes from the coding sequence ATGGCAATTCGCTCTCAGGCCCCAATCGATCAACGCATGGCCGACGCCGGTGGGCGCGTCCTCGTCGTGTGCAGCGACCTGTTCTTCAGCACCCAGGTGGCGGGCATGGTCCGCTCGGCCGGGTTTGACGCGGTGCTCGAGATGCAGTCGGCCCGCGCCGCGGGTCAGCTTGCGACGGGCTGCTGGGCAGGCGTCGTTGTCGATGTGGAATCGGCCGGCCTGGACCTGCCCGCGTTGGTGGCCTCTCTCGGGGACGAGCCGCGTGCCCGCGTCGTCGCCTTCGGGCCGCATGTGCACACCGCAAAGCTCGACGCGGCCCGTGAAGCGGGCTGTGACGCCATCCTGACACGGGGCCAGATTTCCTCGAACCCGCAGGGGCTGCGCGTGGCGATCCTGGGGGATCGACCGGCCACAGGCTGCAAGGGAAGCTGTGACAAACACGCCGGAACTCCGGCCGACCTGACGCTTCCCGGGCCAATGGCCGCGCAGGAATGA
- a CDS encoding MFS transporter, translating to MTTSPALPTSQPASKRGLWMALIAAILGWMFDGFEMGLFPLAARPALREMLTQSASPPANLDQTVGLWIGVMTAGFLVGASAGGVIFGWLGDRLGRVRAMTLSVLTYAVFSGLCGFSQEPWHLFAFRFLASMGMGGEWSLGVSLVMELWPSSSRAWLAGLIGAASNVGFMLVAIISLVLSQLIADVGQGLLAIGVPENITAALTSNSGWRLLMICGVLPALLTFFIRLFVPESEKWAEEHSKGTTKQWSSADLGAVVLGTLAAMAMISVWAYPEMFGATMAESTRLAIQISVTVVGLGLTYAGFTYPIRKYIGRTLAEKPGSFGTWTGPAILRRLIIGATLSGVALLGTWASIQNAAPWANELAEKQAEKQALAAGETDVAVVKAKAASAAAYTQIAAGFGAVVGTIFAALLGDWVGRRFSYVLLCLGALISSLVFFQTNTNYDWMFLVTVFFAGGLTASFYGWLPLYLPELFPTRVRAFGQGFAFNFGRVIAAVGALQFGYLMQNVFDGSFPKACSVLSLVYLVGMVVIWFAPETHKQPLPE from the coding sequence ATGACGACGTCCCCTGCTCTTCCCACTTCGCAACCCGCCAGCAAACGCGGCCTCTGGATGGCCCTCATCGCGGCTATTCTCGGCTGGATGTTTGACGGATTTGAGATGGGACTGTTCCCATTGGCAGCCCGTCCGGCCCTGCGGGAAATGCTCACTCAGAGCGCCTCGCCCCCGGCCAACCTGGACCAGACCGTCGGACTGTGGATCGGCGTGATGACCGCCGGGTTCCTTGTCGGCGCTTCGGCGGGCGGCGTGATCTTCGGCTGGCTCGGCGACCGTCTCGGCCGTGTGCGGGCGATGACGCTCAGCGTTCTCACGTATGCCGTCTTCAGCGGCCTCTGCGGTTTCTCGCAGGAACCCTGGCACCTGTTCGCTTTTCGTTTTCTCGCTTCGATGGGAATGGGGGGGGAGTGGTCGCTCGGCGTTTCGCTCGTGATGGAATTGTGGCCCAGTTCGTCGCGGGCCTGGCTCGCCGGATTGATCGGGGCCGCCTCGAACGTCGGCTTCATGCTGGTCGCCATCATCAGCCTCGTGCTGTCGCAGCTGATCGCTGACGTCGGTCAGGGGCTCCTGGCGATCGGCGTCCCGGAGAACATCACCGCCGCATTGACCAGCAATTCCGGCTGGCGGCTGCTGATGATCTGCGGTGTCCTGCCAGCGTTGCTCACATTCTTCATTCGGCTCTTCGTCCCAGAATCGGAAAAATGGGCGGAAGAGCATTCCAAGGGGACGACGAAGCAGTGGTCGAGCGCCGACCTGGGCGCCGTTGTTCTCGGTACGCTGGCCGCGATGGCGATGATCAGCGTCTGGGCCTATCCGGAGATGTTCGGCGCGACGATGGCCGAGTCGACCCGCCTCGCAATCCAGATCAGCGTCACCGTAGTTGGCCTGGGACTGACCTACGCCGGGTTCACCTATCCAATCCGCAAGTACATCGGACGCACACTGGCCGAGAAGCCGGGCTCCTTCGGGACGTGGACGGGGCCGGCGATCCTCCGTCGCCTGATCATCGGGGCGACGCTCAGCGGCGTCGCACTCCTGGGCACCTGGGCCTCGATTCAGAACGCCGCTCCGTGGGCGAATGAACTGGCGGAGAAACAGGCGGAGAAACAGGCCCTTGCGGCAGGCGAGACGGATGTCGCGGTGGTGAAAGCCAAGGCCGCCTCGGCCGCGGCGTATACCCAGATCGCCGCCGGGTTCGGGGCCGTGGTCGGGACGATCTTCGCGGCGTTGCTGGGGGACTGGGTCGGGCGTCGGTTTTCGTATGTCCTCCTGTGCCTGGGCGCGCTGATCTCATCGCTCGTCTTCTTCCAGACGAATACGAACTATGACTGGATGTTCCTCGTGACGGTGTTTTTTGCCGGAGGACTCACCGCGTCGTTCTACGGCTGGCTGCCCTTGTATCTACCGGAACTGTTTCCAACGCGAGTCCGGGCCTTCGGCCAGGGTTTCGCCTTCAACTTCGGCCGCGTGATCGCCGCCGTGGGAGCACTGCAGTTCGGTTACCTGATGCAGAATGTGTTTGACGGCAGCTTCCCGAAGGCCTGTTCGGTGCTGAGTCTGGTGTACCTGGTCGGAATGGTGGTGATCTGGTTCGCCCCGGAAACCCACAAGCAGCCGCTCCCGGAGTAA
- a CDS encoding cupin domain-containing protein yields MSRAQELISLLELQPHPEGGWYREIHRAAAQVMPDDGRPARSALTVIYFLLERGQFSAWHVVSSDECWQYCEGDPLELLTFDAQTSNRLSVELGPVTTSRRSTAVVPPGVWQAARSLGEFTLVQCAVGPGFDFADFQMLRDVAARSAIEGALGDWRGFV; encoded by the coding sequence ATGTCGCGCGCCCAGGAATTGATTTCCCTCCTCGAACTCCAGCCACATCCCGAAGGGGGCTGGTATCGCGAGATTCATCGCGCCGCGGCGCAGGTGATGCCCGATGACGGCCGGCCGGCCCGGTCGGCCCTGACGGTGATCTATTTCCTGCTCGAGCGGGGACAGTTCAGCGCCTGGCATGTCGTCTCTTCCGATGAATGCTGGCAATACTGCGAAGGGGATCCGCTGGAACTTCTGACGTTCGATGCGCAGACCTCGAATCGACTGAGCGTGGAACTCGGCCCCGTAACGACATCGCGTCGATCGACTGCGGTCGTTCCTCCGGGCGTCTGGCAGGCGGCGCGCTCGCTTGGAGAATTCACACTGGTGCAATGCGCGGTCGGTCCGGGCTTTGATTTCGCTGATTTCCAGATGCTGCGCGACGTTGCGGCGCGGAGCGCGATCGAGGGGGCCTTGGGCGACTGGCGGGGGTTTGTGTAA
- a CDS encoding Hsp20/alpha crystallin family protein, with amino-acid sequence MSASPSGPVTGSLERIRSEIGRLVDDAWTSGERAMDAIGLRRTSMPAIDVIEHADRVHVAVDLPGVTPESIDVSIVGNMLTVQGSYATILTEGGTTHLSERPRGTFKRLVPLPASVNSEDVRAESRNGVLQISVGKIETAKPRKIPVSGAQPMI; translated from the coding sequence ATGTCCGCTTCTCCCTCGGGCCCGGTCACCGGGTCGCTTGAACGCATTCGCTCCGAAATCGGCCGGCTCGTCGACGACGCCTGGACCTCGGGCGAGCGGGCGATGGACGCCATCGGGCTCCGCCGCACGTCGATGCCGGCCATCGATGTGATCGAGCATGCCGATCGCGTTCACGTCGCCGTCGATCTGCCCGGCGTCACTCCGGAATCGATCGACGTCTCGATTGTCGGCAACATGCTCACCGTGCAGGGGAGTTACGCGACGATCCTGACGGAAGGGGGAACGACGCATCTCTCCGAGCGCCCCCGTGGAACGTTCAAGCGGCTGGTTCCGCTCCCGGCTTCGGTCAATTCGGAAGATGTCCGCGCCGAATCCCGGAACGGCGTGCTCCAGATCTCGGTCGGCAAGATCGAGACGGCCAAGCCCCGCAAGATTCCGGTCTCCGGCGCGCAGCCGATGATTTGA